CCGTCCGCAAACCAGAACGTGTAAGGCTTGCGTCGCTTCGGATCAGGGCGTCGGTACAGGCAGACCTTGTACCCACCGCTCGGGAGGGGGAACGCGATCGCCAGTTGGTCGTCGATGGTCCCTTCCTCAACGCCGAGTGCCCGCCAGGCTTCCGCGGTGTAGGCCTTGCTGAGCGAGTTCCTGAACCAAAGCTGCGTGTTGGCGGAGACTGGACCGTTTGAGACGAAGTGAAGAACGCGCTTTGCCGAGGCTCGAGGGCGTGCCTTCGGCATCGACGCGTCGGGGATCTTGGTTCCAGTGATCGTCGAGAGGTCCACGCCGAGTAGCCCGGCGAGTTCTGCTACGCCGCCGCCGCGGCCGCAGGGATCACAGAACCACGTGTTCTTCTCCGAGTTCAGCCGGCACGACGGATGCGCGTCGTTGTGGCGGTGGTTCTCGGCCCGGGGGCACTGGATGGCCATCTCCCCGGAGGAGCTCAGCCTCGTGAACTCGCGGCCGGCAGCACGGGCCACTTCGAAGATGGTCCCTTCGGGAAAGAACGCGGGCATCAGTCGACTCGGCGATCCTGGGATTCCGTCCGGTTGCGGATGAATGCGTCGATGTCCTCGGCCCGGAAACGCACAAGGCTTCGGCGCTTGCCTTTCCAAAGCCGGACGCTCGGGAGTCGGCCAGTTGACGCGGCCGCGTATACCGTGACGGGACGGACGTTGAGGATCCTCGCGACATCGCGAGCCGTGAGAAGAGCGATCGACATGACATCCTCCGGTCGGGCCGAAAGACATCGGCCACGTCTGGAGAGATACCACGCCAGCGGTTTGTTACATGGGAGGATTGACCGCGGATTACTCCCGAGTTACGCGGCGAACCCAGTCGACCGTCAATCCCATGGAGATGGCGAGACTTCGAAGCGCGAGCGCCTTCGCCGAGGGAAGGCGCGAAGACTCCCAAAGCACTCTTGCGATCGCCTCTTGAAGCATCGGATTGCCTACGGCCCGCTTGCGCACCATGGATTCCACGGCATTCAGGTGAAAGAAGTTTTGCCTACCGCGGGCGCGGGCATCGGTGAGGATGGAGGTACAGATCGGGATCATCTTCCGATACGCTTCCTTGATAGTCTTTCCGCCATACCACGGGCGGTTCCCGGGAGGAAGCTCGATCTCGCCCTCGACTGCCTGGAGCCGCGCGCGGACGGCGGCCCGATCTACCGCCGAAGCGTCGCGTAATCGGGCCGGATCGAGCTCGACTCGGATCTTGCCACGGCCCATGTTGATCTCGTGAACCGCGGCGCCTCCGGCCGACTCGATCACGACGGTCCTCAGCAAAGGTCGCAAGTCACCCCAATGCGGCTTTCCTGGGCCGCGCTCCAGCCGTAATAATGCGCCGATCTCTTCCAGGGATAGCGCTCGAATCACATCTGCAATGGGAAGATCGTCCGTCAACCCCACGACCCGAACGTGATAACAGTCGAAACCAGCCTCCATCCGCATTTCAGGCGGATAGAGCATGTACGCTGCAAGAAACAAGTAGTGGGCGCTGGGCCTTGCGACGCATCTCAGTTCGACGCTCGGCAGCTTGGGAATCCTGACGACCACCTGGAAGTACCGAGCGGGAATACTGGCATCGACGCCTATCGAGTAGCGGCATTGTCGCGGCGAGGGTCGCTCCGTCGGCAGGTCAGGCAACACGTAAAGGCCCGGCGAGGAATCGGGCGGTGGAGATACCTCGGACACCTGCGGCGGCGGGGTAAATGGGTCGAACCCGCGCGATTCAGCGAAGTGCTGCAGCAGTGCGATCTCCATTGGCATGGCGTGGCCAGCGTCTGACTTGGGCAAGTCCTTGGGGGGACCGGTCATCTCGCGGAGCACGAAATCGGCATCGATCTCCACAGTCCGTGCTGCATGCATAGACACAGTTTATCACCATAGACTCGATAGACAGGTGGAGCCTCCGAGCCTCTGAAAACGCCTTGTTTGTAAATGATTGGCCGCTACACTCGCATCGATGATTAGCGTGCGGCGGATCGGAGCTTCGGGCGGGATACGAGGCGGCGCAGAGACAACGACCCGCCAGCGTCACCACCGGCGGGCCGTCGGGGAAGGGTGGAGGCTACTGTCGCGCTTCCTTGGCTTCCTTCAAGACCGCCTTGAACGCCGCCTCGTCCTCGCTGGCGAACGCGACGGCGATGGCGCGGACCATCCGGGTCGCGTTCCGAGGCCCCGCGGTCTTGTGGATCGCGGCGCTCTCGGCCGGGGTGAGCCGGAACGCGAATACCTTGGTCGCCTCCGGATCCTTCGGCGTTCGTTCCGCCTTGGGGGTCTTCGCCTTCTTCTCGGCCTTGCCCTTTTTCGCAGTCTTCGTCTCGGACTTCTTGGTCTCGGCCATGTCAACCTCCGTCGCGGTGGACGCGTCCGCCCCGAGGCCGAGGACCATCCTCAGCCGTGCGGGAGGCGCGTCGTCCGCGGCATATCGATTCCAATGAACTTCGCAGACAGGTCGATCCAGATAGATGATCGCCGCCTCTCGACGGCACCCGCGGATGGAAGAGCGGTCGTTCACGGGTCAGCGTCCGGCGCGGAAGCCGCGGGGGTAGCACGTCTCGCAAGCGAAGACGATCCCGTCATCGGGGTTCGTGAACGTCGTCCCCAACCCGAGGCAACTCCACGCCCATGGGGTGAACGACGCTTCCGTTCCGACATGCGCCCCGCAGTACACGGCGCCGCGGTCGCTGATGTAGATGCACGCGGCATCGAACTGCTCGCCGGGTTTCAGGTCGTGCGGCTGCTGGTGCCGATTCGGGCTGATGATCTTGGCCATCGTGGATTCCCTCTACCAGACCTCATCGAGGATGATGTCGTAGCCGAGGATTTGCGTTCCGTCCGTGAACTCCCGGACGATCCGCAGCATCCTGCCGTTGCCGCTCCGCTCGGCGAACACCCGCGTGCCGTCGTCGTTCCGGGAGAGCTCGATGGTTCCGCCGGGCCTCAAGGCGTCGATCTTCTGATCGGTGGTCCGTTCGTCCCTGGTGGTGGCGGCGGCGATGCCTGCAGCGTATGCCGCCTCGAGCGCGGCATTGACCTTCCACACCGCCACGTCGTGGAAGTCCAGCGCGTCGCTGTTCCGGGTCTCAAGGGTGTTGATCGCGAGGTGGGCCCGAGCGATTTCCGCGATCGTGTTGTTCGTCGCCTTCCGTGGGGTCTTTGGCTTAGTGGCCATCGTCGTTCTCCTTCGCGTCGTTGCATGGTCATGAGTGCGCCCGGTTTCGCGAGTGATCAAGGGAATTCGCGAGCATTTCTGAGGCGAATGTGGGGCGACTCCGCAGAGGCGAGGGTGTGGCGATGATCGCCCGCTGCGCCGTGTGCGGCGTGCGCTTCCTCGTAAGGCGAAGCCGGACCTACTGCAACCGCCACTACTGGCGCCTGCGACGTCTGGGCGAGAAGGCACCGTGGGAACTCGAACGTCTGGCCCGCGAGGCGGACTACACGAAGCGACTCATCGAGATCCTGCACAACGAGCAGCGTATCGAGGTCGGGGTAGCGGATCTGCAACGCAAGGACGGACTACCGTGAGGCACGGAAGGAGTGCGGAATGCCGAGCCGACCTGCCACGCCGTGCCGCTGGCCTGGGTGCCCGGCGCTGAGCCACGAGAGGTTCTGTCCCGAACACCAGAGCGACGAGTACCGACGGCAGGACGCGAACCGTCCAAGCATGAGAGAGCGCGGCTACACGAGCGCGTGGCTCACACTGAGGAAGGAGATCCTCCGACGCGACAACCACGTGTGCCGCGGCTGCGGACAGCGAGCGACCGACGTCGACCACATCATGTCGAAGCGAGCTGGCGGTTCGGACGATCCTCGAAACCTCCAAGCACTCTGCCATTCATGTCACAGCGCGAAGACGATGGTGGAGTCCGTGGCGAAGAAGGCGAGAGCGTGAGCGCGAGGGGGAGGGGACCTCAAACTCTAGGAAATGCGGCCGTTTCCGCGCGCCTGGTCGCACGCACGCGGCCGCGGGTTTTGCCATAGGGGGGGGTATGAGGAAATGGATTGATATTGCGCCCGCTTTCGAGAACGAGGGCCGTTTGAAGCGGGCCTGAAACGGGGTCAAAACCCATGCAAATTGAGCATGTTTCTACCACGCAACTGGCCGGAATGGCCGCTCCCTACAACCCGAGGCGGATCAGCGACCACGATCTGGACGCCCTCCGCCGGTCCCTGCGGTTCTTCGGCACCGTCGAGCCGATCGTGGTCAACAAGCGCTCGGGCCACATCGTGGGCGGCCACCAGCGGGTCAGGGCCGCCGAAGCCGAGGGGATCGACACGCTCCCGGTCGTCTACGTGGACCTGGACGACCCGTCCGAGCGGCAACTCAACCTCGCGCTCAACAAGATCTCCGGCGAGTGGGACGAGGAGAAA
The nucleotide sequence above comes from Terriglobia bacterium. Encoded proteins:
- a CDS encoding ParB N-terminal domain-containing protein — encoded protein: MQIEHVSTTQLAGMAAPYNPRRISDHDLDALRRSLRFFGTVEPIVVNKRSGHIVGGHQRVRAAEAEGIDTLPVVYVDLDDPSERQLNLALNKISGEWDEEKLAAVLAELEQVGACFPLRNPSGFEGVNR
- a CDS encoding HNH endonuclease, with the protein product MPSRPATPCRWPGCPALSHERFCPEHQSDEYRRQDANRPSMRERGYTSAWLTLRKEILRRDNHVCRGCGQRATDVDHIMSKRAGGSDDPRNLQALCHSCHSAKTMVESVAKKARA
- a CDS encoding helix-turn-helix domain-containing protein; the protein is MSIALLTARDVARILNVRPVTVYAAASTGRLPSVRLWKGKRRSLVRFRAEDIDAFIRNRTESQDRRVD